AAGGGCATGATGGTCGTCTATTCGAACTCGCAGGTTTCGGACGCGACGAGGCGCTTCGTCGCCGATTTGCTGGCGACCAGCGGCGAGGTCGCGACGATCGACGACGAGAGCCTGATGGACGCGGTGACGGCAGTGTCGGGATCTGGCCCGGCCTACATCTTCCACTTCATCGAATGCCTGACGGCAGCCGCCGAGGCAGCGGGTCTGCCGGCGAAGACGGCGAAACTTCTGGCGATGCAGACCGTCTACGGCGCCGCGTCGCTCGCGGCGGCAAGCTCGGAAGAACCGGGCGTTCTGCGCCAGCAGGTGACGAGCCCGAACGGCACGACCGCAGCCGCGCTTGACGTGCTGATGGGCGAGGACCGGCTGAAGAAGCTGGTGGGGGACGCAGTGGAGGCTGCCCGCAAGAGGAGCGTAGAACTGGGAATGTAGGCCGTCTAGTAGGCAAACGGGTTGCGGATTGTGAGCCGATCGTCGATCACAAGGCCGTCCTGCATGTGTTCGAACAGCAAAATACTGCATTCAGACGAGAACGCGGCCGCCACGATCATACCGTCAAAGATGGAAAGCTGGTAGCGCTGCGCCAGACGCAAGCCTTGCCGATGAACCGGCAGGGTCAGGGGGATCACCGCGAGCAGCAACTCGAATGGCTGCAGGAAGGCAAGGGTAGCGTCCCACGGCATCTGCATTTTTCGGCGCGCTACGTTGGTAATCTCGTTCAGAACTTGAACGCTGACGGTGCCGCCATCGCCTCAACGATGCGGGCTCTCGGCTCGTCACCAGAGGCTAGGTACAAAAGCACATTTGCGTCGAAGAACGGACTGGGCGCGCTATCGGGCGTTTGCCTCCTCCCGGTCGAACTTGAAGTCGGCCGGCAGCATGCCTCGATATTTCCGTAGCTGAAGGATCAGTTCCGCTCGTGTGGGCTGACGAACGACGCCGAATTCATCTCGATCCGCGACATGGATGTTAATCTCGTCGCCTTCATTCAGATTCAGGGCTTCGACGACCGCACCGGGCAGTCTGACAGCCAAGCTGTTGCCCCATTTCGCGACACGTATAGCGAACCTCCGAGGATATACGCTTGCACAGTGTATATCCGCCCGATCAGGCGTGCATCACGATCCGTAGAGCATCCCGTCCTGGAGCTGTCGCAATGCAAACAGCCGCGTCGTCGGATCGGGCGAGGCATTGTCGCGCGTCAGCGGTTCGCCCTTCCTCACTGGTCGCAGCACCTTGCCTCCTTCGAGCAGGCCGACAGGCACAGCGCCGACCGCCCTCGCCTCCTCGACCGTCATCGTCCAGGAACGGTAGCAGGTCTCGCCGATCGCATCGAAGGTCTCGCCGGCCGCCAGATCGCGCTTCGCCACGGCGCACACTTCCGCCACTGGCCGCGGCAAGGGCACCATGTCGGGCTTGCCGTGAAGCATGATGCGCGCCGCCGTCAGCGGCACTTCCAGTGAGGTCAGATGATAAGGCCGGAAGAAGCTGTAGTAGGGCCCCTTGCCGACATGCAGGTCGTCCATCCGCTCGATGATTCGCGGATGCGTGGCCTCGACGATGACGAAGACGCCCGGTGCAACGCCCTTGCCAATCGTGTAGTCGACAACGCCCTTCCGGCCGAGAATGCCGCCATCCTCGCGCGGGATAAGGACGCGAGCGAGCTGATCGCGATCCGCATTCGGCCCATGCATGCCCGCAATGTCGGGCACCAGCCCGGTGGCGTTGGCGATCGCGCACATCTCGACCATGGTCTTGGAGCCGTCGACGAACTCGACCAGCATGCGCGGGTTCATGTTCCGGCGCATGGCCTCCTCCCGGTAGTCGTCGGGGACCGCGTCGTGGTTGAGGGGATTGTTCTTGCCCTTGCCCGCCGAGACGATCGTGTAGCCGAGCGCGGTGGCGAACTCGATGAGTTCCATGCAGGAGGACGGTTCGTCACCGGCGCCCACCGAGTAGACGACCCCGAGCCGGTCGGCCTCGCGCTTCAGCCAAGGGCCGATGGTGACGTCGGCTTCGACGTTCATCATCACCACATGCTTGCCGTGCTGCATGGCCATCAGGTCGAAATCCGCGGCGACGCCCGGCTTGCCGGTGGCATCGATGACGACGTCGATCAGCGGATTGGAGACGAGCATTTCGTTCGAGGTGATGGCGATCTTGTTCGCCTCGATGGCGGCCGTCACCCGCGATGCCGTATCTGCCTCGGCCGCCCTCGCGTCGTCGCCATAGGCGATGCGGATGGCGTGCGACGCAGTGTGCGGACGTCGCGTGGAAATGGCGACGAGATCGACGCCCTTCATCAGCATGCACTGGGTGACGAGGTCCGTGCCCATCTCGCCGGAACCGATGACGCCGATGCGTACCGGCCGGCCCTCGTCAGCACGGCGGGCAAGGTCGCGCGCGAGCCCGGTGAGGGCGACATTGGTCATATGGGATATTCCGCCGTTTCGTAAGCGTCGGGCATAGCGCCCGCGCCCGACTTTGGCAATGAAGCGCGGTGTCGCGTCGCTCGGCGCGTCAGGTGACGGCGAGCGCGCTGCGCGGGTCGCCGATCAGGACACGCCCCTCCCATCGCCGTCAGACGCCTCGGCAGGGCGCTCACGCGCTCTCATTTTCCGCAGCAGATCGAGCAAATAGCCGATCTCTCCTCGCGTGATGACGGTGCCGTCCGTTTCACCACAAAGCTCAAGCAGTTGCTCCAGCAAGCTCACGCCACCCACGAGCATGTCGCTATCCGGCCGTTTCCCAACCATCGTAAGATTGACCCCAAACAATCATGGCGGCTCCGTGCATCTGGAGAACGACGAGCTTGCCCCGTTCTTGTTCACCTTGCCAAGGTCGCCAAAGAACACCCGCCGCATTGCCCGCCCGGCAACCATCGCGACTTGAGTTTTTCCCCGTATTTTCAGTACAGACCTATCTTCGTGACATCAATTTCATCCCTAGTGAAGGGTTAATGAGCCGCGCCCCGTCGTCCGGCCGCCTAGAAAACCAGACTGCCGTCGTCCTCGCGCAGGAAGTCCAGATTGACCTCCCTGCCGGGAGTCCCCGGCGCGGCGCCCGCGACCCTGGCATGGAACTCCGCCAGGCGGCTGAGCACCTCCAGGCGCGACATCGACAGCAACTGCGCGTAGGCGATCGGCAGGGCCGCGACCTTGCGCAATTTGGCGAAGGCAGCCTCATCGAGCGCGTTCAGCGCTTTCTCGTCTACGCGCAAGAGCCCGGCAACCGCCCTCTCCTGCCCGTCCTTCGCCTTGACCTTGATCTGCCACGGCGTCAGCACGCCTGCGTCGGAGAGCGCGGCAGCCGCGAAGGTCATCTGCTGGCGGCTCTTCTCGTATGCTTCCAGGAAGGAGACGGTCTGCTTGACCCCGGACGACAGGTTGCCGGCATCGTCATAGAGCGGATCTCCATCATCCCCGACGTACTCCTCGGCAACGCAAAGCGCCATGTCCTCCCGCCCCTCGACGCGCGCCAGCCGGAAGGGAAAGGAACGCAGGATGCCGGGCACGTAAGCCCCTACCCAGCGGCCGTCCTTGCCCACGAAGAGATTCGTGCCGGACTGCAGGCCTGTCACGGCGACGAGCTGGACCAGCCTGTCGTTCCTGACGAAGGCGAGCGGCATGTTGACGGCTGCAGCGGCCACCTCCAGCCCGACGACCGGCGCCAACGCCTCGCTGGACGCGAAGGCATAGTCTGCCGGCCGACGCCACGACTTCGCGGCGTGCAGGGCCTTGTTCAGGGGGACGAAGTTTGTCATCGGCGCTTGCCTCTCATGTTTGCTGTACACCTTTTAGGCAGCTTCGCGCAAAAGAAAACCCCGCCCTCGAAATCAGAGGGCGGGGCAGTTTGCCTCGGCGATATCTACTTAGACGAAATCGATGTTGCCTGCTGAGAACGCCGCGTAGTCGGCGGCGGACATCTCGACCGTCGCGAGCACGTCGATCGCATCGGCCGCGTTAATGAATACGGCCGGAGCGTTGATGTTGAACAGGATCATCACGCCTGCTGTCGCATCATACATCGACGCCATCATGTCCGTGACGCCGGCGGCCACGGTTATGATCCCAAGGCCAATTGCCTGATCGAAGGCTGCATCGGCAGTCGCCGCGCCCACCGAGGCGGTCGTGAACTTGATAAAGTTGCTGTCCCCGACGCCCGGCAGGTTGGCGTTGATCACCGTGCCGGCCGTGTAGTCGAGGAACAGCGCCGCATCCGCCGCGGCGGTCGCTCCGCCATCTGCCTGGTCGGCCTGCGACGCCTGGATCTGTAGGAGATCGTCGGCAATGCCGAAGCCGGTGACCCGGTGATAGCTGGCCAGCGGAGTCCCCGGCGCCGTGTAGGCCACACCGTCGAACCGCACGGTGTCGCTGCCGCCGAAGGTCAGGTTGATGACGTCCACGTCACCGGCCGCACCGGCAGCATAGCCGCCGCGGATCGCAATCACGTCATTGCCGGCGCCGCCGATGACCGTCTGGTTTCCACCGCCGACGCCGAGCGACAGGTCCGCGGTGAACGCCTGCGCATCGAAGACACCGGTGTCAAAGTCATAGCTGAAGCTGTCGAAGCCGAACCTGAAGTCGACGTCACCGGTCAGGATGATGTCGCTGTTGGCCAGATCGCCCGCCTCGATGACGTTGACGGCGGTGCCGTTCGGGTCGTTGCCGTCGCCCAGCGAAGCGATCGAAACCGCCTCGATGTCGGCGCCCGTAATAAGGGCGTCGTTGACGACGTTCAGGCCGCCCGCCGTGTTGTTCTGCATGGTGAGATGCAGGTTGTCGAGCGCGCCATCCACTGCCTGATCAAGGTTTATGTCGTCTACGGCATTGGCTGCTCCGCCTGCGGAGTAGATCACCGTTTGCGTGTTGGTCTGGTTGGTGATGGTGATGTCCAAGTTGTTGTAGTCGCCGATGAACTGGATCTCGGTCGCCGAGCCCATGAGGCTGAGATCGGCGGTGATGGCGGTCGTCGCGCCCGCCCCGGACGTGCTGTGGACGATCCGCTCGATGCCGGTGATGTTGGCGCCAACCCCGGCAAGAAGCACGCCGTTGTTGTTCGACTCGATCCCCAGTTCATCCAGATCCGCGCCGCCTTCCGCGGTGTCGTCGACATTGAACGACGCTCCGCCACCCCCGGTCGCCTGGAAGAACAGAAGATCTGCGCCCGCCCCGCCATTGGCGGTGGCATCGACCGCTGCGCTGAACGACATGAGGTCGGCGCCGCCGTTGCCATTGACGGTCACGAGGCTCTGGCCGCCCGTGACAGGTACGGTGGTGACCCCCAGGAAGTCAAAAGCATCCGCGCCCTCGCTGCCGTTCACCGTCACTGTGCCGCCGCCGGTGAAGGCCGCGGCGATCCCGGTGCCAGCCCCCATGCCCGTCGCGTCAAGCGTCTCCAAATTGCCGATGTTGAGCGCAGTCCCCGTCAATAGGAGATTGGCGTCGCCGGTGACGTTGACGGTCGTAGCGGCCGTATTGTTGAAATCCAGCATGTTGGCGTTGGCAGCATTCGCGACCGGGCCGTTGCTGGCCAGATTGATCGTTTCATAACCGGCGATGTTGAGCTGAGACCCCGTCGGCAGGTTGCGGATGGTGACGTCGAGCGTATCGGTAGTGCCGTTGGTGGCCGTGCCGAGATTGGTAATCGTGAACGTGTTGCCGCCGATGTCGTCGTTGAGACCGACGTCGGTCAGCAGGGTGCTGACGTTGTTGACGGTGATGCTGTTCGCCGGCGCGCGGAAGTTGATGGTGTCGAGCGCGTTGGCGTTCAGGACGTCCAGCGTAACCGGCGGCACGACGAAGCCCGGTGCGCCGTCGAGGTTCAGCACGTGGATGTTGGTGAGGCCCGCCGGGATTGTGAACGGGTTCACCAGTTGCGCCGTCAGTGAATTGCGGCCGGCCCCGCCATCGACGGTGTCGGTGTTGTTCAGCGTCTGGATCGGAGAGCCCGACGTCTGCTCGACCGGGGCGCTGAAGGTGTCGTTGCCCGCCGTGCCGACGATATTGTCGGTACCCGAGGTGAAGAGGATCGCCGGCCCCACGTCATCGCCGTCGAAGTTGGTGCCATCGGCAACCTCTATCGGAATGAAGGTCGCGCTCGTCTCGGGCAGAGCGGCGGAGCCGTCATCGATCGCGGCCACGAGGTCGTTGACGGAATCGCCGACGCCGATATCGGCCGTGACGAGGATGTTGAGAAGCGATGCGAGGCCAACGATGGCTGCGCCGTCAGCGCCGGCAACGCCGCGCTCGGCCGCCACGTTGGTGAAGAAGGCCTGAGCCTCGGCCCGCGTGAAGAAGGTGCGGCCGGCGTCGGTCTGGTGGTCCAAGGGTACGAACGCGTTGTAGATCGCCAGTAGCTTGTCCTGCAGGGTTGAAGCACCCCCGATGATGCCGGCGAACGCCGCCCCCGCATCCGTGTTGTCCTGGACCAGCGCGTTGGCGATGTTGATGAAGATGTTTTCCTTGTTGAACGTCACGGCCGGATTGTTCGACCCGAAGTTCGTGTTCACCGAATTGTTGATCAGATAGACGAAGCCGTTGATGCTGGGCACCCCGCCCAGCAGGACCTCGTAGGCTGCTGCGATACCGCGTGCAGCATCGGGATTGCCGTCAATGAGGGCGTCCAATTCAGCAAGGGTTGCCATGGTATGGTTTCTCCTCCGGTCGTCCGGGATCCATCGCCACCCACCTGTCGGAAAGCTAATTCCACGGGGGATAATGTGTCAAGTATGCTGTACGTCACTATGCTGTACATGGACACACCGACGATGAACCGAACCCCACGCAGCACCCGGCTTCTAGGTGCGGCAGCGCCTGATTGGCGCCGTCAAGTCAGTTTTTTCCGGACTGGAGAAAACCACGGCCGGGCGCTTCCCGAGCAAAAGACGACCGCCTCGGTGCGGGGACGTACCGCCACGATCACGACGCGCAGATCATTGACCGAATCGCCAATGCCGACGCGGCGAGCGCCACCATGATCCCGCCGGATGTCCATCGCCTCCTCCGCTGATGGGGTTCGGCCTCAGGCCCGGACGCGTTGCGATGTCGGATCGTAGAGCGGCGTCAGGCTCGCCATGGCGTCAATGCGGCGGCCGGCCACCTCGATCTGGTAGCGGCTGGCGAGCATCGCTTCCGGCGCTTCGCCAGGCTCGCGGCAGGGCACATAACCGAGACCGATAGCGGCGGCGAAGTGGTGGCCGAAGTTGCCGGAGGTGAGCACGCCCACGATGCGGCCGTCCCTGAGGATAGGCTCGTTGTGGTGGAGCAGAGGCTCGGGGTCGACGAGCTTGAACTGCACGAGCCGCGTCGACAGACCCGCCTCGCGCTTGCGCAACACCGCCTCGCGGCCGATGAAGTCGCCCTTGCCGGTCTTCACGGCAAACCCCAGTCCGGCCTCCAGCACATGGTCCTGGCCCGATATGTCGTGGCCGAAGTGCCGGTAGGCCTTTTCGATGCGGCAGCTGTCCATGGCATGAAGGCCGCAGAGCTTCAGCCCATGCGCGGCGCCGGCCGCCTCGATCGTCTCGAACACGTGGGCGGCCTGATCGGCGCTGACATAGATCTCCCAGCCGAGTTCGCCGACATAGGTGACGCGATGGGCGCGGGCGAGCCCCATGCCGATCTCGATCTCCTTCGCGGAGCCGAACGGGAAGGCATCGTTCGAGAAATCATCCGGCGAGCAGGCTTTTAGCAGTTCGCGCGACCTCGGCCCCATCAGGGAAAACACGGCCTCCGAGGCGGTGATATCTGTGATGACCGCGATGTCATCGCCAAGGCGCCTTCGCAGCCAGGCAAGGTCGCGCCGCAAAGTGGCGGCGGGAACGACCAGCAGGAACGCGCATTCGCCGAGGCGTGTCACGGTCAGGTCGGCTTCGATGCCGCCGCGCTCGTTCAGCATCTGGGTGTAGACGAGCCGGTTGACCGGCACGTCGACCTGGTTGGCGCAGACCCTCTGCAGGAATCTTGGCGCGTCCCGTCCCTCGACCCGCACCTTGCCGAAGCTCGACATGTCGAAGAGACCGACAGCTTCGCGCACCGCGCAATGCTCCTCGGCCTGATTCGCGAACCAGTTCTGGCGCTTCCAGCTATAGCGGTACTCGCGCTCCTGCCCCGGCTTTGCAAACCAGTTGGCGCGCTCCCAGCCGGCGGTTTCGCCGAACACGGCGCCCCGCGCCTTCAGGTGCTCGTGGATGGGACTGCGGCGCACCCCCCTGGCGCTGGCTGGCTGGCGATACGGAAAATGATCTGCATAGAGAAGACCCAGCGTCTCGCTGACCCGCTCGCGGAGATAGATGCGGTTCCTTTGGAAGGGCTGGGCGCGGCGGATGTCGACGTCCCACAGGTCGAAGGGCGGCTCGCCTTCCGCGATCCACTGCGCCAGCGCAAAGCCGGCGCCGCCCGACGAGGCGATGCCGATCGAATTGTAGCCCGCCGCGACCCAGTAGCCGGCGAGCTCCGGCGCTTCGCCGAGATAGTAGCGGTCGTCCGGCGTAAAACTCTCCGGCCCGTTGAAGAAGGTGTGGATGCCGGCCGTGGCGAGCAGCGGCATCCGCTGCAGGGCGTTCTCGAGGACAGGCTCGAAATGCTCGAGATCCTCGGGCAGGTGGTCGAAGCAGAAGGACTCTGGAATGCCGTCCATGCCCCAGGGCTTCGCCTTCAATTCGAAGGCGCCGACCAGCATCTTTCCGGCATCCTCCTTGTAGTATGTCGCCTCGTCGGGGACGCGCAGCACCGGCAGCCGGCCCAGCCCCTCGATCGCTTCGGTGACGATGTAGAAATGCTCGCACGCGTGGAGAGGCAGCGTGACGCCGGACCGCGCCGCGAGCTCCCTCCCCCACATGCCGGCGCAGTTGATGACGATGTCGGCGCGGACGGTCCCGGTCGCGCCGTCGTCGCCTTGCCAGGCGACGCCCGTGACACGTCCGCCGGTCTGGTGCACCGCCGTCACCTTGACGTTCTCGGTGATCCGCACGCCGCGGTTTCGCGCGCCCTTGGCGAGCGCCAGTGCGATGTTGGCGGGATCGGCCTGACCGTCCTTCGGCAGGTGCACGGCGCCCACGACGCCGTCGAGACAGAGGTGCGGATAGAGGTGCGGCAGGTCCGCGGGGCCGAGCTCATGCACCTCGACGCCGAAGGCGCGCGCCAGGCTTGCCTGGCGCAGGATCTCCTCGCGCCGCTCTTGCGTCAGCGCCACGGTGATCGAGCCGCACTGACGCATGCCCGTCGCCAGCCCGGTCTCCTTCTCGAGCTCCAGGTAGAGGTCGGCCGAGTATTTCGCGAGCCGCGTCATGTTCTCGCTAGCGCGCAGCTGGCCGACGAGGCCGGCCGCATGCCATGTGGTCCCGGAGGTGAGCTGCTTGCGCTCCAGGAGAACGATGTCGCTCCAGCCGAGTTTTGCGAGATGATAGGCGACCGAGCAGCCGGAAACGCCGCCGCCGATGATCACGGCGCGCGCGGCCGAAGGAACGCTGGGCTGAGTCGGCATGCTGATGCACCCCCTCGGCGGAGCCTGTTGCCGCCGCCCGGCCTCAAACGACCAAATCCTGGCCGCCGCGCACCCGCGAAGCTGACGCCGCGCCGGCCGCAGACAGCGTTAGATTGGACGCAAAGCGATGCGTGTTCAAGGCGGCCAGCGATTTTGGGGGGATGGACTGGTGCTGCGAGAGAGGATTGAACTCTCGACCTCTCCCTTACCAAGGGAGTGCTCTACCACTGAGCTACCGCAGCTGAAGTCGGGGCGCTTCTGCCATATCGAACGCAGGAGTGCAAGGCGTGTGTTGATATGTCGTGCAGGTCTTTTTATGGGCCTTTTCACCGCCACATTCCCGCAGCATGGTGACCCGCATCTCTCCTCTTAGAATCGTCGTCGCCCGTGGCCGAAGATAATCCCAGCAACCCGACCAAGTCCGCCGCGAAGGCCAACCAGAAGAGCCGGCTCGGGGCCGAGCTGAAGGCCAACCTCATGCGGCGAAAGGCACAGGTTCGGGCGCGGCGCACCGGCGAGCCAGACCAGCGACCCGAGGGACTCGATCCGCGCAAGTCAGCTTCGGACCAGTGACGACTGGTACAAGATCATCCCCCACCGCAACCCGCGCTTTTGTTGAATGCGGGGGGCAAATGATCTAGAGGCCGCGTTTATATCGATTTGACCTCAGTCCCGCACCCCTAACATCTAGCAAAGAGAGCTCAATGGATCGCATCAGGATTGTCGGAGGCAACGAGCTCAACGGCCGAATTCCCATCTCGGGCGCGAAGAACGCGGCGCTCCCCTTGATGATCGCCTCGCTGCTCACCGACGACACGCTGACGCTGGAAAACGTGCCGCACCTGGCCGACGTCGAACAGCTGATCCGGATTCTCGGCAACCACGGCGTCGACTACTCGGTCAACGGCCGCCGCGAGCGCCAGAGCGAGGGCTATTCGCGCACCATCCACTTCACCGCGCGCCACATCGTCGACACCACCGCGCCCTACGAACTCGTCTCGAAGATGCGCGCCAGCTTCTGGGTCATTGGTCCGCTGCTCGCCCGCATGGGCGTCGCGCGCGTCTCGCTGCCTGGGGGATGCGCCATCGGGACGCGCCCGGTCGACCTCTTCATCGACGGGCTGCAGGCGCTCTCCGCCGAGATCGACATCGACAGCGGCTATGTCGTCGCGAAGGCGCCAAAGGGCGGTCTCGTCGGCAATCGCTACGTATTTCCGAAGGTCTCGGTCGGCGCCACCCACGTGCTGTTGATGGCCGCATCGCTGGCCCGCGGCGAGACCGTGCTGGTCAACGCCGCGCGCGAGCCGGAGGTCGTCAATCTGGCGGACTGCCTCAATGCCATGGGCGCGAAGATTTCCGGCGCGGGCACGTCGACCATCACCATCGAAGGAGTGGACGCGCTTTCCGGCGCGCGCCACGCCGTCATCCCGGACCGAATTGAGACGGGTACCTACGCCATGGCGGTCGCCATGACCGGCGGCGACGTCATCCTCGAGAACGCCCGGCCGGACCTCTTGCAGAACGCGCTCCGGGTGCTGGAACAGACCGGCGCCGAGATCATCCCCGTCAATTCGGGCATAAGGGTGCGTCGCAACGGTGCCGGCATCTCGCCCGTCGATGTGAGCACCGAGCCTTTCCCGGGCTTCCCGACCGACCTGCAGGCGCAGTTCATGGGCCTGATGACGATGGCCAATGGCCGCTCGACGATCACGGAGACGATTTTCGAGAACCGCTTCATGCACGTGCAGGAACTGGCACGGCTCGGGGCGCGCATCACGCTGTCCGGTCAGACCGCGCATGTCGAGGGCGTACCCGTTCTGAAGGGCGCGCCGGTCATGGCGACCGACCTGCGCGCTTCGGTGTCGCTGGTCATCGCGGGACTGGCTGCCGAAGGCGAGACCACCGTCAGCCGCGTCTACCACCTCGATCGCGGTTTTGAGCGGCTGGAGGAAAAGCTCTCCGGCTGCGGCGCGACGATCGAGCGTATATCAGGCTGATCCCTTCTGGGCGGCGACGTCCAGCATAGTCTCCGCCGCCCACCGCCCTCCCCTCCGGGTTGCGCCTCCTGCCAAGACCGCCTAACAGTCCGGGAAGCATCAACCCGAGGCGCTGCACGCCATGCCCCCGCTCAAATTGGTCGCCCTCGACGAGAAGGACCTGGAGATCGTCTCGGCGTACACGCAGGACGCCGTGATGAAGGTCGGCGACCTCAATTTTCTCGCAGACGCCAAGAGCTTCGTCGTGCCGATGAACCGCTTCGCCTGGGAGGCATCCCAGGGCTTCTTCAAGCAGCGGCACGAGCGGCGGCAGAGCGTGCTGCATTTCGACCGCGTGGTTTCCGCAAAGCTCGCCGGCATCGATCGGTCGAAAGGCGACGACATCCTGTCGCTGCTGGCGATTCGCTTCGACGCGGCGGAGCCGCCCGCCGGCGTCATCCAGCTTATCTTCTCAGGCGGCGCGGCGATCCGGCTCGACGTCGAATGCATCGAGGCGCGCCTCACCGATCTCGGCGCCGCCTGGGCCACCGATTCACGTCCCCAACACAAGGCCTGATCCATGGCCATCCGGCTTATCCAGAACGACCCCAGCTTCGAGGCGCAGTTCCAGCGCTTCCTGACCACCAAGCGCGAGGCGTCACCCGATGTGGAGGCGATCGTCAGCGACATCATCAAGCGCGTGCGCACCGAAGGCGACGCTGCGCTCATCGACTACACGCGGCGCTTCGACAGGGCGGACCTCGGCCAGCTCGGCATCGCGGTCGGCGCGGACGAAATCGCCGAGGCTTACCGCAAGGCCAATCCGGAGACCGTCAACGCGCTGACTTTCGCGCGCGACCGCATCCATGCGCACCATGCGCGTCAGAAGCCGGCGGACGACCGCTACACGGATCATCTTGGCGTGCAGCTGGGTTCCCGCTGGACCGCCGTCGAAGCCGTAGGCCTCTACGTACCCGGGGGGACCGCCAGCTATCCGAGTTCGGTGCTGATGAACGCCGTGCCCGCCCGCGTCGCCGGGGTGGAGCGCATCGTCATGGTGGTGCCGACGCCCGACGGCCAGCTCAATCCGCTGGTCCTGGTGGCGGCCGACCTTGCCGGCGTCTCGGAAATCTACCGCGTCGGGGGCGCGCAGGCGGTCGCCGCGCTTGCCTACGGGACCGAAACCATCCGGCCGGTGGCGAAGATCGTCGGGCCGGGCAATGCCTACGTCGCGGCGGCCAAGCGCCAGGTGTTCGGCACCGTCGGCATCGACATGATCGCAGGGCCTTCCGAGGTGCTGATCCTGGCCGACGCCGACAACGACCCGGACTGGATCGCTGCGGATCTTCTTGCCCAGGCCGAGCACGACACCGGGGCGCAATCCATCCTGATCACGGACGACGAGGCCTTCGCCGGAGCGGTGGAGAAAGCGGTCGAACGGCAGCTCGTCACCCTGCCCCGCGGCGAGACGGCGGCGGCAAGCTGGCGCGACTTCGGCGCCGTGATCCTCGTCGACGACTTGACCGACGCCCTGCCGCTGGTCGATCGCATCGCCCCCGAGCATCTGGAACTCGCCCTCGACGACGCCGACGTGTTTTCGGAGCGGGTCCGCAACGCCGGCGCCATCTTCGTCGGGCGGCATACGCCGGAGGTCATCGGCGACTATGTCGGCGGCTCCAACCACGTGCTGCCGACGGCGCGTTCGGCGCGATTCTCGTCCGGCCTCTCGGTGCTCGACTTCATGAAGCGGACATCGATCCTGCGGCTTGGCTCCGACCAGCTGGCCGCCCTGGCGCCGGCGGCTATCGCGCTTGCCGAGGCCGAGGGACTGAGCGCCCATGCGCGCTCCGTCTCCATCAGGTTGAACACGTGACGCCGCGATGGGACGCGGCGGTCTCGACAAGAACAGGCTGATCGACGTCGAGCTTGACGAATCGATCGGTCGCTCGACGCCGGACGTCGAGCATGAGCGCGCCGTAGCGATCTTCGACCTGATCGAGGACAACAGTTTCCTGCCCGTCAACGACAGCGGCGAAGGCCCCTACCGG
This portion of the Mesorhizobium shangrilense genome encodes:
- a CDS encoding GcvT family protein, which translates into the protein MPTQPSVPSAARAVIIGGGVSGCSVAYHLAKLGWSDIVLLERKQLTSGTTWHAAGLVGQLRASENMTRLAKYSADLYLELEKETGLATGMRQCGSITVALTQERREEILRQASLARAFGVEVHELGPADLPHLYPHLCLDGVVGAVHLPKDGQADPANIALALAKGARNRGVRITENVKVTAVHQTGGRVTGVAWQGDDGATGTVRADIVINCAGMWGRELAARSGVTLPLHACEHFYIVTEAIEGLGRLPVLRVPDEATYYKEDAGKMLVGAFELKAKPWGMDGIPESFCFDHLPEDLEHFEPVLENALQRMPLLATAGIHTFFNGPESFTPDDRYYLGEAPELAGYWVAAGYNSIGIASSGGAGFALAQWIAEGEPPFDLWDVDIRRAQPFQRNRIYLRERVSETLGLLYADHFPYRQPASARGVRRSPIHEHLKARGAVFGETAGWERANWFAKPGQEREYRYSWKRQNWFANQAEEHCAVREAVGLFDMSSFGKVRVEGRDAPRFLQRVCANQVDVPVNRLVYTQMLNERGGIEADLTVTRLGECAFLLVVPAATLRRDLAWLRRRLGDDIAVITDITASEAVFSLMGPRSRELLKACSPDDFSNDAFPFGSAKEIEIGMGLARAHRVTYVGELGWEIYVSADQAAHVFETIEAAGAAHGLKLCGLHAMDSCRIEKAYRHFGHDISGQDHVLEAGLGFAVKTGKGDFIGREAVLRKREAGLSTRLVQFKLVDPEPLLHHNEPILRDGRIVGVLTSGNFGHHFAAAIGLGYVPCREPGEAPEAMLASRYQIEVAGRRIDAMASLTPLYDPTSQRVRA
- the murA gene encoding UDP-N-acetylglucosamine 1-carboxyvinyltransferase — protein: MDRIRIVGGNELNGRIPISGAKNAALPLMIASLLTDDTLTLENVPHLADVEQLIRILGNHGVDYSVNGRRERQSEGYSRTIHFTARHIVDTTAPYELVSKMRASFWVIGPLLARMGVARVSLPGGCAIGTRPVDLFIDGLQALSAEIDIDSGYVVAKAPKGGLVGNRYVFPKVSVGATHVLLMAASLARGETVLVNAAREPEVVNLADCLNAMGAKISGAGTSTITIEGVDALSGARHAVIPDRIETGTYAMAVAMTGGDVILENARPDLLQNALRVLEQTGAEIIPVNSGIRVRRNGAGISPVDVSTEPFPGFPTDLQAQFMGLMTMANGRSTITETIFENRFMHVQELARLGARITLSGQTAHVEGVPVLKGAPVMATDLRASVSLVIAGLAAEGETTVSRVYHLDRGFERLEEKLSGCGATIERISG
- a CDS encoding DUF2948 family protein, whose translation is MPPLKLVALDEKDLEIVSAYTQDAVMKVGDLNFLADAKSFVVPMNRFAWEASQGFFKQRHERRQSVLHFDRVVSAKLAGIDRSKGDDILSLLAIRFDAAEPPAGVIQLIFSGGAAIRLDVECIEARLTDLGAAWATDSRPQHKA
- the hisD gene encoding histidinol dehydrogenase encodes the protein MAIRLIQNDPSFEAQFQRFLTTKREASPDVEAIVSDIIKRVRTEGDAALIDYTRRFDRADLGQLGIAVGADEIAEAYRKANPETVNALTFARDRIHAHHARQKPADDRYTDHLGVQLGSRWTAVEAVGLYVPGGTASYPSSVLMNAVPARVAGVERIVMVVPTPDGQLNPLVLVAADLAGVSEIYRVGGAQAVAALAYGTETIRPVAKIVGPGNAYVAAAKRQVFGTVGIDMIAGPSEVLILADADNDPDWIAADLLAQAEHDTGAQSILITDDEAFAGAVEKAVERQLVTLPRGETAAASWRDFGAVILVDDLTDALPLVDRIAPEHLELALDDADVFSERVRNAGAIFVGRHTPEVIGDYVGGSNHVLPTARSARFSSGLSVLDFMKRTSILRLGSDQLAALAPAAIALAEAEGLSAHARSVSIRLNT